The DNA window GCTGGACAAGCTGCGCGAGGACCTCAACGTCAACGCGAACCGGCGGAAGTCCAAGAGCAGGGCCGACCAGAGCGGCACTACCCATCCGTAACATGGAGGACGAAGCAGTCCCTCAGCGAAGGCCGGTACCCGTGACCAGCACACAGCAGATCCCGTCGGCAGAAGACGTCCGCACCGCGCTGGCGGGCGTCTACGACCCGGAGATCAAGAAACCGATCACCGACCTCGGCATGGTCAAGGACGTCGCGATCGGCGAAGACGGCGTGGTCACCGTCGGCATCTACCTCACCGTGGCCGGCTGCCCGCTGAAGGCGACGATCACCAAGGACACCACCGAGGCCGTCAGCAAGCTCGACGGCGTGCGCGACGTGCGCGTCGAGCTGGACGTGATGAGCGACGAGCAGCGCACCGAGCTGCGGAAGTCCCTGCGCGGGGACGCGAAGGAGCCGGTGATCCCGTTCGCCCAGCCCGGTTCCCTGACCAGGGTGTACTGCGTGGCCTCCGGCAAGGGCGGGGTCGGCAAGTCGAGCGTGACGGTGAACCTCGCGGTCGCGATGGCCCAGCGCGGGCTTTCCGTCGGCGTGGTCGACGCCGACATCTACGGCCACTCGGTGCCGCGCATGCTCGGCGCGAGCGAGAAGCCGACCAAGGTCGACACCATGATCATGCCGCCGCAGTCGCACGGCGTGAAGGTCATCTCGATCGGCATGTTCACGCCGGGCAACACGCCCGTGGTGTGGCGGGGGCCGATGCTGCACCGCGCGCTGCAGCAGTTCCTCGCGGACGTGTTCTGGGGCGATCTCGACGTGCTGCTGCTCGACCTGCCGCCCGGCACCGGCGACATCGCGATCTCGGTGGCGCAGCTCATCCCGAACGCCGAGATCCTGGTGGTGACCACCCCGCAGCAGGCGGCGGCCGAGGTCGCCGAGCGCGCGGGCGCGATCTCGGTGCAGACGCGGCAGCGGCTCGCGGGCGTGATCGAGAACATGTCGTGGCTCGAAACCCCGGACGGCACGCGCATGGAGATCTTCGGCTCCGGCGGCGGCCAGCAGGTCGCGGACTCGCTGACGAAGACCACCGGGGCGACGGTGCCGCTGCTCGGCCAGGTGCCGCTCGACCCGAAGCTGCGCGAGCAGGGCGACGCGGGCAAGCCGATCGTGCTCACCGAACCGGACTCCGCCGCGTCGAAGGTCCTCAAGGAGGCCGCCGAAAAGCTCTCCGTGCGGGCGCGGGGCCTCGCCGGAATGATGCTGAACGTGACCCCCGCGGGCCGCTGACGTACGCCCCTAAAGTGGCCTTCGGGGCGTTGGATGCCCCGAACGTCACTTCGGGGCGTCGGTGAAGAGGTCAGGTGGCGTCCGGGTCGACCGGAGGTTTTTCGCCTGGCTTCAGGGGTTCGGCTTGCGGGGTGCTCGAGGCGGGGAAGCCGTTCGGCTTGGCGCCCGCCCCGTTCGTGTAGCCGTTTTCCTTGATCCCCAACGGATCCGTGTCACCGTCGAAGAGGTGCTGGGTGACCGCGCGCTTCGGGTCGAAGTTCCGCAGGCCGCGCAGGTCCTCCAGGGGCTTGCGCAGCTCGTCGAAGTCCGAGCCCATCTCGTCCCGCAGCTGCTGGCGCGCGCCGGTGGCGAAATCGCGGACCTTGCGCATGCTCTTCGCGACCCACGAAGCGGCCTCGGGCAGCCGTTCGGGGCCGAGAACGAACAACGCGACGACGATGAGCACGAGGATCTCGCCCCAGCCAACGCTCTCGAACACCCGCGTACCTCCGCCTAGACCCGCCGACACCGTAGCGTCCCGGCAAGAATACCCCGTTAATCGCTGCCCAAGGTGACGTCAACGGTGAGCTGACGGCCGTCGCGGACGACCTGCACCGGCACCACTTCGCCGACGGCGTGGCTGCGCACGGCCACGGTCAGCTCCGCGGCGGTGCGGACCATCCGGTCGCCGATCTTGGTGATCACGTCGCCTTCGGCGATCCCGGCCTGCTGCGCGGGGCTGCCCGGCGGCACGTTCTGCACGCGCGCGCCCTCGGAGCTGTTCGCCGACACCGACGCCGCGTTCACCCCGATGTCGGCGTGCTTGACCGAGCCGCTCTTGATCAGCGTCTCCGCGATCTTGACCGCGTCGTCCGACGGGATCGCGAACC is part of the Amycolatopsis sp. CA-230715 genome and encodes:
- a CDS encoding Mrp/NBP35 family ATP-binding protein codes for the protein MTSTQQIPSAEDVRTALAGVYDPEIKKPITDLGMVKDVAIGEDGVVTVGIYLTVAGCPLKATITKDTTEAVSKLDGVRDVRVELDVMSDEQRTELRKSLRGDAKEPVIPFAQPGSLTRVYCVASGKGGVGKSSVTVNLAVAMAQRGLSVGVVDADIYGHSVPRMLGASEKPTKVDTMIMPPQSHGVKVISIGMFTPGNTPVVWRGPMLHRALQQFLADVFWGDLDVLLLDLPPGTGDIAISVAQLIPNAEILVVTTPQQAAAEVAERAGAISVQTRQRLAGVIENMSWLETPDGTRMEIFGSGGGQQVADSLTKTTGATVPLLGQVPLDPKLREQGDAGKPIVLTEPDSAASKVLKEAAEKLSVRARGLAGMMLNVTPAGR
- the tatB gene encoding Sec-independent protein translocase protein TatB, whose protein sequence is MFESVGWGEILVLIVVALFVLGPERLPEAASWVAKSMRKVRDFATGARQQLRDEMGSDFDELRKPLEDLRGLRNFDPKRAVTQHLFDGDTDPLGIKENGYTNGAGAKPNGFPASSTPQAEPLKPGEKPPVDPDAT